One stretch of Chitinophaga pendula DNA includes these proteins:
- a CDS encoding VOC family protein yields the protein MKRPQHPVVYFEIPVTNMERAVQFYTAVFEFTFERTYIDNNEMALFPLNDTHPGITGGLAKGEIYQPTHNGTLIYFHSDNISQTLERAVTAGGKVLYPKTSNGDLGYVAEFEDSEGNRIALHEEVC from the coding sequence ATGAAAAGACCACAGCATCCTGTCGTATATTTTGAAATACCCGTAACAAATATGGAAAGAGCAGTACAGTTCTATACCGCTGTGTTTGAATTTACTTTTGAAAGAACATATATCGACAATAATGAAATGGCGCTATTCCCGCTCAATGATACTCATCCCGGCATTACCGGCGGGCTGGCCAAAGGAGAGATCTATCAACCTACGCATAACGGTACACTTATCTACTTTCATTCTGACAATATCAGCCAAACATTAGAGCGGGCAGTGACAGCGGGAGGGAAGGTGTTATACCCGAAGACGTCCAACGGAGATCTGGGATATGTCGCAGAATTCGAAGATAGCGAAGGGAACAGGATTGCCTTGCATGAGGAGGTGTGTTAA
- a CDS encoding ArnT family glycosyltransferase produces MSHSLPTTPAQQEKQVSMLIIGLLIFMNFSGLNITILEPDGALYASIAKHMVQHNDYWNLFADGGDWLDKPHFPFWMAALSFKLFGFTTAAYKLPAILFLMMGAWYTYLLGRRLYNERVGLWATAILLTAEHIVISNNDVRAEPYLTGLIIAAVYHFYRSERLNIHVVIGSLFTACAVMTKGPFAVIPIGAAVAGQLVFTGQWKQLLQLRWLIAILLTGIFILPELYAVYQQFDLHPEKVVYGKTGVSGLRFFFWDSQFGRFMNTGPVKGAGDPSFFFHTVLWAFLPWSILLYAAVITFFRKRKQAVEFYCITGSLVTFLLFSLSRFQLPHYLNIIFPFFAILTANYILSLQRPKGLKFYRITQHVICGVIGVAIIGLSVLYRPIFNYFAVVTVVAAASLFFLLPRRATDPWSPAFLRTCIASLILGLFLNLVMYPDMMRYQSGSTAANHANLYWRGIPVTLYKANSYSLEYYLNAPVIRADSAGLRQQVAAGAPVLLYTTPETLGELQKSGYRFEIARVFAHFYISKLDGPFVNHATRNSALQQRLLVFIHPGQPAVAKQ; encoded by the coding sequence ATGTCACACTCATTGCCTACTACTCCTGCGCAGCAGGAAAAGCAGGTCAGCATGCTGATTATCGGGCTGTTGATCTTTATGAACTTCTCTGGATTGAATATTACTATCCTGGAGCCTGACGGTGCATTGTATGCCAGCATTGCCAAACATATGGTGCAGCACAACGACTACTGGAACCTCTTCGCCGACGGTGGCGACTGGCTGGATAAGCCGCACTTCCCTTTCTGGATGGCCGCGCTCAGTTTTAAGCTATTTGGTTTTACGACGGCGGCGTATAAGTTGCCCGCCATCCTGTTCCTGATGATGGGCGCCTGGTATACCTACCTGCTGGGACGCCGCCTGTATAATGAACGCGTGGGCCTCTGGGCGACCGCCATCCTGCTCACCGCCGAACATATCGTCATCTCCAATAACGACGTGCGGGCAGAGCCCTACCTGACAGGATTGATCATCGCCGCTGTCTACCACTTCTACCGGAGCGAGCGGCTCAACATACATGTGGTGATCGGTAGCTTGTTCACCGCCTGTGCCGTGATGACCAAAGGGCCTTTTGCGGTCATCCCCATCGGGGCAGCAGTAGCCGGTCAGCTAGTCTTTACCGGGCAGTGGAAGCAACTGCTACAGTTGCGCTGGCTGATAGCTATCCTGCTCACCGGCATCTTCATCCTGCCAGAGCTATACGCCGTATACCAGCAGTTCGACCTGCATCCGGAGAAAGTAGTGTACGGCAAAACCGGTGTGTCCGGTCTGCGTTTTTTCTTTTGGGATAGCCAGTTCGGCCGCTTTATGAATACCGGTCCGGTAAAGGGCGCCGGCGATCCGTCGTTCTTCTTCCATACCGTACTGTGGGCGTTCCTGCCCTGGTCCATCCTGCTGTATGCCGCTGTTATCACCTTCTTCCGCAAGCGTAAACAGGCAGTGGAGTTTTATTGCATCACCGGTTCACTAGTGACGTTCCTCCTGTTTTCACTATCACGATTCCAGCTGCCTCATTACCTCAATATCATATTTCCCTTTTTCGCCATCCTAACGGCGAACTATATACTTTCTTTACAACGCCCTAAAGGGCTGAAATTTTACCGGATCACCCAGCATGTGATCTGTGGTGTCATCGGGGTGGCGATCATCGGTTTATCGGTATTATACCGGCCGATATTCAACTACTTCGCCGTAGTGACCGTCGTGGCTGCCGCCAGCCTGTTCTTCCTCCTCCCCCGCCGCGCTACCGACCCATGGTCGCCCGCCTTCCTGCGTACCTGTATCGCCAGCCTTATACTCGGCCTGTTCCTCAACCTGGTCATGTACCCGGATATGATGCGCTACCAGAGCGGCAGCACCGCCGCCAATCACGCCAACCTCTACTGGCGCGGTATACCCGTCACCCTCTACAAAGCCAACTCCTACTCCCTCGAATACTACCTCAACGCACCCGTAATCCGCGCCGATAGCGCCGGTCTGCGTCAACAAGTGGCCGCCGGAGCACCAGTACTGCTCTATACCACCCCCGAAACACTCGGTGAACTACAGAAAAGTGGCTACCGCTTCGAAATAGCCCGGGTATTTGCCCACTTTTATATCAGCAAACTGGACGGTCCGTTCGTAAACCACGCTACGCGGAACTCCGCACTGCAACAGCGTTTGCTGGTATTTATACATCCAGGTCAGCCGGCGGTAGCGAAACAATAG
- the hflX gene encoding GTPase HflX yields the protein MIEKKQVVQTEEKAVIVGLIHKDQTERQVQEYLDELVFLAETAGATTLKRFTQKLAHPDRATFVGKGKLEEIKSYITGKEVTLVIFDDELTGSQIANIEKVLNVKVIDRSDLILDIFARRARTAQAKVQVELAQYQYILPRLKGMWSHLERQGGGIGSRGPGETEIETDRRIIKDKISLLRKRLAEIDKQSLTQRKDRGEYIRVALVGYTNVGKSTIMNLLSKSEVFAENKLFATLDTTTRKVVFEQTPFLLSDTVGFIRKLPHHLVESFKSTLDEVRESDILLHVVDISHPQYEDQVEVVNRTLQELKALDKPTIMIFNKMDLYEANTFDEWLPADVKEDILKQLKENWETRTHGNCVFISALERKNIEELRNTILSRVSALYRERYPYKTEYFY from the coding sequence TTGATTGAAAAGAAGCAAGTAGTACAAACGGAAGAGAAAGCCGTAATAGTGGGGTTGATACATAAAGATCAGACGGAGCGGCAGGTACAGGAGTACCTGGACGAACTGGTCTTCCTGGCTGAGACGGCCGGGGCTACTACCCTGAAACGTTTTACACAGAAGCTGGCGCACCCTGACCGTGCCACCTTTGTCGGAAAAGGTAAACTCGAAGAGATCAAAAGTTATATCACGGGAAAAGAGGTGACACTGGTGATATTTGACGATGAACTCACCGGTTCACAGATTGCCAATATAGAGAAGGTCCTCAATGTAAAGGTTATTGACCGTAGTGACCTTATCCTGGACATATTTGCCCGCAGGGCCCGTACGGCGCAGGCTAAGGTGCAGGTGGAGCTGGCACAGTACCAGTACATCCTGCCCCGGCTGAAGGGGATGTGGAGTCACCTGGAGCGCCAGGGAGGTGGTATCGGTAGTCGTGGGCCCGGTGAAACGGAGATCGAGACGGACCGTCGTATCATCAAGGACAAGATCTCCCTGTTGCGCAAGCGCCTGGCCGAGATAGACAAGCAATCCCTCACCCAGCGTAAGGACCGTGGAGAATACATCCGCGTAGCGCTGGTAGGATATACCAACGTGGGTAAGAGCACTATTATGAACCTGCTCAGTAAGAGCGAAGTGTTTGCTGAGAACAAGCTGTTTGCGACCCTGGACACGACCACCCGCAAGGTGGTGTTCGAGCAGACGCCTTTCCTGCTCAGCGACACGGTCGGGTTCATCCGCAAGCTGCCGCACCACCTGGTGGAGAGCTTTAAGTCCACGCTGGACGAGGTGCGCGAGAGCGATATCCTGCTGCACGTGGTGGACATTTCCCATCCGCAGTATGAAGATCAGGTAGAAGTGGTGAACCGTACCCTCCAGGAGCTGAAAGCGCTGGACAAGCCTACGATCATGATCTTTAACAAGATGGACCTGTACGAGGCCAATACCTTCGATGAGTGGCTGCCGGCAGATGTGAAGGAGGATATCCTCAAGCAGCTGAAAGAGAACTGGGAAACCCGTACGCACGGCAACTGTGTGTTCATCTCCGCGCTGGAGCGTAAGAACATAGAAGAGCTGCGTAATACGATCCTCAGCAGGGTGTCGGCGTTATACCGTGAGCGTTACCCTTACAAGACGGAGTATTTTTATTAG
- a CDS encoding terpene synthase family protein: protein MILIHYYFIVDDNLDERFDIADEMALSAFTDKFIEILETGKCLYDEPVYRAFHDFWMRITLMSSERWQRTL, encoded by the coding sequence GTGATCTTAATACACTATTATTTTATAGTAGACGATAACCTGGATGAGAGATTTGATATTGCGGATGAAATGGCTTTATCCGCTTTTACAGATAAGTTTATCGAAATACTTGAAACAGGTAAGTGCCTTTACGATGAGCCGGTATACCGCGCGTTTCATGACTTCTGGATGAGGATTACTCTAATGTCTTCTGAACGTTGGCAACGTACCTTGTAA
- a CDS encoding helix-turn-helix domain-containing protein, with the protein MYIDFEQSGIAATYSFPWSSQIRVNFMLNGSPLKILKEGSGQVVTLPACSVVGPQMGRNMVYYDRVCVMAIVCFHPGAFHRLTGIPVHEIINQDLDAGHVLGRGIWQVQRELQAATSPAQMKQVIEQFFLKRIAQADKKILPFDQAISRWVANKGLLSVSQVATDACLSNKQFERKCYERLGLTPKLFARLLRFSKAHAMVEQQTGQTWAAIAYECGYYDQMHFIRDFKAFAGTTPTIMDGQLEQSLKLIELLETDPELRSYHELTGEMYDGQVYKM; encoded by the coding sequence ATGTATATTGATTTTGAACAATCGGGTATCGCTGCTACCTATTCTTTCCCATGGTCATCGCAGATACGTGTAAACTTTATGCTGAATGGTTCGCCGCTAAAAATATTAAAAGAAGGTAGTGGGCAGGTCGTAACGCTGCCGGCCTGTTCGGTGGTTGGCCCTCAGATGGGTCGTAATATGGTCTATTATGATAGGGTCTGTGTCATGGCGATAGTCTGTTTTCACCCGGGTGCATTTCATCGGCTGACGGGTATCCCGGTGCACGAGATAATTAACCAGGATTTGGATGCCGGTCATGTCTTAGGAAGAGGTATCTGGCAAGTACAACGGGAATTGCAGGCCGCTACTTCCCCTGCGCAGATGAAGCAGGTCATTGAGCAATTTTTCCTGAAACGTATCGCGCAGGCAGATAAGAAAATACTACCCTTTGACCAGGCAATCAGTCGTTGGGTGGCTAATAAGGGCTTATTATCTGTGAGTCAGGTAGCGACCGACGCCTGTCTGAGTAATAAACAATTTGAACGTAAATGTTATGAACGGCTTGGTTTAACACCTAAGTTATTTGCGCGGCTGCTACGATTTTCGAAAGCACATGCGATGGTCGAGCAGCAGACGGGACAGACGTGGGCAGCTATCGCCTATGAATGCGGGTACTACGACCAGATGCACTTTATACGCGACTTTAAGGCGTTCGCAGGTACGACACCTACCATCATGGATGGTCAATTAGAGCAATCATTAAAACTGATCGAGTTGTTAGAGACAGATCCTGAGCTGCGATCTTATCACGAATTAACAGGAGAAATGTATGACGGTCAGGTCTATAAGATGTAA
- a CDS encoding enoyl-CoA hydratase/isomerase family protein, with product MTSLTLDIQNGIATITLNRPEVYNAFNDPLSYELQDALKQVKKDNNVRAVVLTGAGKAFSSGQDLKASQEAGKRSFLESLQKRYNPIIRAIRDLPKPVICKLNGVAAGAGCSLALACDIIIASEQASMIEIFVNIALVLDSGSSYFLPRTVGYHRAFELATKATKLSAAEALQLGLVNKVVPAEELDTAVANEAAYYAAAPTKAIALMKKMLTKGMSEQLDAVLDYEAQCQEIAGNTADHPEGVKAFIEKRKPNFQGH from the coding sequence ATGACATCACTTACGCTCGACATCCAGAACGGTATCGCTACCATCACGCTCAACAGACCAGAAGTATACAACGCCTTCAACGATCCGCTGAGCTACGAACTGCAGGATGCCCTCAAACAGGTAAAAAAAGATAATAACGTCCGCGCCGTCGTGCTCACAGGCGCCGGCAAAGCCTTCTCCAGCGGACAAGACCTCAAAGCCTCCCAAGAGGCAGGCAAACGCAGCTTCCTCGAATCCCTGCAAAAACGATACAATCCCATCATACGCGCCATCCGCGACCTGCCTAAACCGGTGATCTGCAAGCTCAATGGCGTCGCCGCCGGCGCAGGCTGCTCCCTGGCCCTAGCCTGCGATATCATCATCGCCAGCGAACAGGCCTCCATGATCGAGATCTTCGTCAACATCGCTCTGGTACTCGACTCCGGCTCCTCCTACTTCCTGCCCCGCACCGTAGGCTACCACCGCGCGTTCGAACTGGCCACCAAAGCCACCAAACTAAGCGCTGCCGAAGCCCTGCAGCTGGGACTGGTCAACAAGGTAGTACCGGCCGAAGAACTGGATACCGCCGTTGCCAACGAAGCAGCCTACTACGCCGCCGCTCCCACCAAAGCCATCGCCCTCATGAAAAAAATGCTGACCAAAGGTATGAGCGAACAGCTGGATGCCGTATTGGACTACGAAGCCCAATGCCAGGAAATAGCGGGCAACACCGCCGACCACCCGGAGGGTGTAAAAGCTTTTATCGAAAAGCGGAAACCCAACTTCCAGGGTCATTAA
- a CDS encoding S9 family peptidase, with translation MFKPLLLTGLLISTMATAQEKMTPEMLWQLARVNGEAISKDGKSVIYGVSRYNIAENKSEKNLYTIPLTGGPAKQLTSSPGGEGSVNTSLGEKIGYSLKGQWWEMNTDGSNPIQKTNVEGGLDNIILSPDGKHILFSREVKINKVSGEDFYPDLPKSNVQIYDNLNYRHWDTWEDGKFQHVFYATYEDGKVGTPVDIMAGEPHDCPQMPFGGAEDFAWSPDGKSIVYVCKKKFGKEYAVSTNTDIYEYDLAAKTTRNLSEDRKGYDIAPAFSPNGQYLAWLSMEHDGFEADKNDVILLDRKSGKHINLTAGWDGTVASIRWSLDGKKIFFLAVIKGTEQLHEINLQKEPLTTTAKHLRQITNGDFDINGIVGQSGNTIVVSRADMNHAAELFTADIKTGELKPLTAENKGAYDKLGMSKIEKRWIKTTDGKDMLTWVIFPPDFDPNKKYPTLLYCQGGPQSPVSQFYSYRWNFQLMAAQGYIVVAPNRRGMPGHGVEWNASISKDWGGQPIRDYLSAIDAVSQEPYVDKARLGAVGASYGGYSVYMLAGVHNNRFKSFIAHDGLFDLKSWYGTTEELWFANWDIGAYWDPANAKTYREFNPSELANKWNTPILIVQGGTDYRVAIEQGLQAFQLAQLKGIKSKLLYFPEENHWVLKAQNAIVWQREFFKWLKETL, from the coding sequence ATGTTTAAACCACTTTTACTGACTGGATTACTCATATCGACTATGGCTACGGCACAGGAAAAAATGACGCCGGAAATGCTCTGGCAACTGGCCCGGGTGAATGGTGAGGCGATCTCGAAAGACGGCAAATCGGTGATATATGGCGTATCCCGCTACAACATCGCAGAAAATAAAAGCGAAAAGAACCTCTATACCATCCCCCTCACAGGCGGCCCCGCTAAGCAACTCACCAGCAGCCCCGGCGGCGAAGGGAGTGTAAACACCTCCCTGGGTGAAAAAATCGGCTACTCCCTCAAAGGACAGTGGTGGGAAATGAACACCGATGGCAGCAATCCCATTCAAAAGACCAATGTAGAAGGTGGCCTGGACAATATCATCCTATCCCCCGATGGCAAACATATCCTCTTCTCCCGCGAAGTGAAGATCAATAAGGTCAGCGGCGAAGACTTCTACCCCGACCTCCCGAAATCCAACGTACAGATATACGATAACCTGAACTACCGCCACTGGGATACCTGGGAAGATGGTAAATTCCAACACGTATTTTATGCGACCTACGAAGATGGTAAGGTAGGAACGCCTGTCGACATCATGGCGGGCGAACCCCACGACTGCCCGCAAATGCCCTTCGGCGGCGCAGAAGATTTCGCCTGGAGCCCCGATGGCAAAAGCATCGTATACGTATGCAAAAAGAAATTCGGTAAGGAATATGCCGTGAGCACCAACACCGACATCTACGAATATGACCTGGCGGCCAAAACCACCCGCAACCTCAGCGAAGATCGCAAAGGTTACGACATCGCCCCGGCTTTCAGCCCCAATGGTCAGTACCTGGCCTGGCTGAGCATGGAGCACGATGGCTTCGAAGCCGACAAGAACGACGTAATCCTGCTGGATCGCAAAAGCGGTAAGCACATCAACCTCACCGCCGGATGGGATGGCACCGTAGCCTCTATCCGCTGGAGCCTGGATGGCAAAAAGATCTTCTTCCTCGCCGTGATCAAAGGCACCGAACAGCTGCATGAGATCAACCTGCAGAAAGAACCGCTGACCACTACTGCCAAACACCTCCGCCAGATCACCAACGGTGACTTCGACATCAATGGCATCGTAGGCCAGTCCGGCAATACCATCGTGGTAAGCCGCGCCGACATGAACCATGCCGCCGAACTGTTCACCGCCGATATTAAAACCGGTGAACTGAAACCACTCACTGCCGAAAACAAAGGTGCCTACGACAAGTTAGGCATGTCCAAGATCGAAAAACGCTGGATCAAGACCACCGACGGCAAAGACATGCTGACCTGGGTCATCTTCCCACCAGACTTCGATCCTAACAAAAAATATCCCACCCTGCTGTATTGCCAGGGTGGCCCGCAGAGCCCCGTATCACAGTTCTATTCCTATCGCTGGAACTTCCAGCTGATGGCCGCCCAGGGCTATATCGTAGTAGCACCTAACCGCCGCGGTATGCCGGGCCATGGCGTAGAATGGAATGCCTCCATCAGTAAAGACTGGGGCGGTCAGCCCATCCGCGACTACCTGAGCGCGATCGACGCCGTCAGCCAGGAGCCTTACGTAGACAAAGCCCGCCTGGGTGCCGTAGGCGCCAGCTATGGCGGCTACTCCGTATACATGCTGGCCGGTGTACACAACAACCGCTTTAAGTCATTCATCGCACATGATGGCCTCTTCGACCTGAAAAGCTGGTACGGCACCACCGAAGAACTGTGGTTCGCCAACTGGGACATCGGCGCCTACTGGGACCCCGCTAACGCTAAAACCTACCGGGAATTTAACCCCAGCGAACTGGCCAACAAATGGAACACACCCATCCTCATCGTACAGGGCGGCACCGACTACCGCGTAGCGATAGAACAGGGCCTCCAGGCATTCCAGCTGGCACAGCTGAAAGGTATCAAAAGCAAACTGCTGTACTTCCCCGAAGAGAACCACTGGGTGCTCAAAGCACAAAATGCCATCGTATGGCAACGGGAGTTCTTCAAATGGCTGAAAGAAACACTCTAA
- a CDS encoding Rieske (2Fe-2S) protein, whose protein sequence is MAKEYNWHRVAASDADMIIAENEITVRELNGKKICCTRYEGKLYAFAYKCPHASGIMADGYIDDTGNVVCPLHRYRFALRNGYNTSGEGYYLKTYPVELREDGVYIGQEKSSWLGW, encoded by the coding sequence ATGGCAAAGGAGTACAACTGGCACCGGGTAGCTGCATCGGATGCAGACATGATCATTGCAGAAAATGAAATTACCGTACGGGAATTGAATGGTAAGAAGATCTGCTGTACGCGCTACGAGGGAAAATTGTACGCTTTTGCCTATAAATGTCCGCACGCCAGTGGTATCATGGCGGACGGTTATATTGATGATACCGGAAATGTTGTGTGTCCGCTGCACCGGTACCGTTTCGCCCTCAGGAACGGGTATAACACCAGTGGCGAAGGTTACTATCTGAAGACTTACCCCGTAGAGTTACGGGAAGACGGCGTTTATATAGGACAGGAGAAAAGCAGCTGGCTAGGGTGGTAA
- a CDS encoding outer membrane beta-barrel protein, translating to MKKLLITLGLLAATFSAFSQDGGSAMNKAVGRATHSRDFLIVSFSYDAWAGKPDSVKTGFNRGFNIALMYDFPIKQSHFSLAAGLGISTSGVFLQDHRLNMSDGTTSRPQFIKDGSPRKYKVATTYLELPIEFRFRSVPDNANKGFKAAIGAKVGNLLNAHTKWKSTLGGEKNIVKEQNKRFFNTWRFAATARVGYGNFALFGTYNFNPLFKDEGTYDIRPYSIGIAISGL from the coding sequence ATGAAAAAATTACTTATTACCCTTGGTCTGCTGGCCGCAACATTTAGCGCATTTTCACAAGATGGCGGTTCGGCCATGAATAAAGCCGTGGGTAGGGCTACCCATTCCCGGGATTTCCTGATCGTATCTTTCTCTTACGATGCATGGGCTGGGAAACCGGATAGTGTGAAGACTGGATTTAACCGTGGTTTCAACATTGCTTTGATGTATGACTTCCCGATCAAACAATCTCATTTCAGCCTGGCTGCTGGTCTTGGTATCAGTACCAGTGGTGTATTCTTGCAGGACCACCGCCTGAACATGTCTGATGGTACTACCAGCCGTCCTCAGTTCATCAAGGATGGTTCTCCCCGCAAGTATAAGGTAGCGACCACTTACCTGGAGCTGCCGATAGAGTTCCGTTTCCGTAGCGTACCTGACAATGCCAACAAAGGTTTTAAAGCTGCTATCGGTGCGAAGGTGGGTAACCTGCTGAATGCGCATACCAAATGGAAATCTACCCTGGGTGGTGAGAAAAATATCGTAAAAGAGCAGAACAAACGTTTCTTCAATACCTGGAGATTTGCGGCTACTGCCCGTGTAGGTTATGGTAACTTCGCCCTGTTTGGTACCTACAACTTCAACCCGCTGTTTAAGGACGAAGGTACATACGATATCCGCCCCTACTCTATCGGTATCGCGATCAGCGGTCTCTAA
- a CDS encoding terpene synthase family protein, with product MHLDEYYELRQYLGAAYLATDSLDITANIPLSDEVFSDEKVQRITQICRNTICFANDLFSLGKEMAHSHLGAEFNLVTILVRERDLSIESAIYEAVAIHDQSVENFIKISEQIYRFDEKTNRLLEKYVAAMGFLMKGNIDWSTKDIIRYPHI from the coding sequence CTGCATTTAGATGAATATTATGAACTCAGGCAATACCTGGGAGCTGCTTATTTGGCGACGGATAGCTTAGATATTACCGCAAATATCCCATTGTCAGATGAGGTCTTTAGCGATGAAAAAGTGCAGAGGATCACTCAAATATGCCGGAATACAATTTGTTTTGCCAATGATTTGTTCTCTTTAGGTAAGGAGATGGCGCATTCGCATTTGGGCGCTGAATTCAATCTTGTAACAATACTTGTAAGAGAACGGGATTTGTCGATTGAAAGCGCTATTTATGAAGCAGTTGCTATACATGACCAGTCTGTGGAGAACTTTATAAAGATATCAGAACAGATTTATCGATTTGATGAAAAAACGAATAGGCTTTTGGAAAAATACGTAGCTGCCATGGGTTTTCTAATGAAGGGTAATATAGATTGGTCTACAAAAGACATTATTCGATATCCACATATCTGA
- a CDS encoding helix-turn-helix domain-containing protein yields MANTTPIRIKTISEFHQLRDLPKPEHPLISVIDYADIQRPAHIDEVSWICDFFQIAVKRGITGKLKYGQQEYDFDEGVMLFIAPGQVFSIQTDNHSTPKKRSGWMLQIHPDFFWNTPLAKTIKQYDFFNYSVNEALFLSEKEEKTLDGIIENIRQEYHANIDKFSKQIIVSHIEALLNYSERFYDRQFITREKVNHQILEHLEKLLADYFNSEELISKGLPTVQYVADNLNVSPKYLSGLLKTLTGQSTQQHIHDRLIDKAKEQLSTTNLSVSEIAYGLGFEHLQSFSKLFKTKTNVSPLEFRQSFN; encoded by the coding sequence ATGGCAAATACAACACCTATACGGATAAAAACCATCAGCGAATTTCATCAATTAAGGGATTTGCCAAAACCTGAACATCCGCTTATCAGCGTGATTGATTATGCCGACATACAACGTCCTGCACACATTGATGAAGTGAGCTGGATTTGTGATTTCTTCCAGATTGCTGTAAAGCGGGGTATTACAGGTAAATTGAAATACGGACAGCAGGAATATGATTTTGACGAAGGTGTTATGCTCTTTATCGCACCCGGTCAGGTTTTCAGCATACAAACCGATAACCATTCAACGCCAAAAAAACGTTCGGGGTGGATGCTGCAAATTCACCCCGATTTCTTCTGGAATACACCACTTGCAAAAACAATTAAGCAATACGATTTTTTCAATTATTCTGTAAACGAAGCACTGTTCTTATCGGAAAAAGAAGAAAAGACGCTTGACGGCATTATAGAAAATATCCGGCAGGAGTATCACGCAAACATTGACAAATTCAGCAAGCAGATTATTGTTTCGCATATTGAGGCTTTGCTCAATTATTCCGAACGGTTTTATGATCGGCAATTCATCACGAGAGAAAAAGTAAACCATCAGATTTTGGAGCATTTGGAAAAATTGCTTGCCGATTATTTTAACAGCGAAGAATTAATTTCAAAAGGCTTACCGACAGTTCAGTATGTCGCCGACAACTTAAACGTTTCGCCAAAATATCTGAGCGGTTTGCTCAAAACGTTGACAGGGCAAAGTACACAACAGCACATCCACGACAGGCTGATTGATAAAGCAAAAGAACAATTATCTACAACAAACCTCTCGGTAAGTGAAATCGCTTACGGATTGGGCTTTGAGCATTTGCAATCTTTCAGCAAATTGTTTAAGACAAAAACAAATGTCTCCCCTTTGGAATTTAGACAATCTTTTAATTAG
- a CDS encoding NADP-dependent oxidoreductase yields the protein MKVIRIHEFGGAEVLKLEEIERPVPAADEVLIKVYASGINPVDWVVRNGHYATPISGLPAILGWEVAGTVEETGSHVTQFKKGNAVYGHANYPGGGCYAEFVAVKTAQLGFKPKNISFNEAGGMALAGLTAWSGIFHYGKLQAGQRILINNASGGVGSLALQFAKAKGAYVIGTSSSGNHDFLKQLGADEVIDYRTQKFEELLQDIDVVFDASPVRGNDEARLNSVKILKQGGILVSANPDFPYSDAVQKALDAKGITAALVQEREFDWLNDISALIEAGKVRVFISKTYPLEQAAEAQRESEAGHVRGKLVLEVRKEK from the coding sequence ATGAAAGTAATCAGGATACACGAATTTGGCGGGGCAGAAGTTTTAAAATTGGAAGAAATTGAACGCCCCGTTCCCGCAGCGGATGAAGTATTGATTAAAGTATATGCAAGCGGTATCAACCCGGTGGACTGGGTAGTGCGCAACGGACATTATGCCACGCCGATATCAGGACTGCCGGCGATATTAGGCTGGGAAGTTGCAGGCACGGTAGAGGAAACAGGCAGCCATGTAACCCAATTCAAAAAAGGCAATGCGGTGTACGGACACGCCAACTATCCGGGTGGTGGCTGCTATGCAGAGTTTGTTGCGGTAAAAACGGCACAGCTTGGCTTTAAACCTAAGAACATTTCTTTTAATGAAGCGGGCGGCATGGCTCTGGCAGGGCTTACGGCATGGAGCGGTATTTTTCATTACGGCAAATTGCAGGCAGGGCAGCGCATTCTTATCAACAATGCTTCCGGCGGTGTGGGCAGTCTGGCATTACAGTTTGCGAAAGCCAAAGGCGCTTACGTCATCGGGACTTCCTCTTCCGGCAATCACGATTTTTTAAAACAACTTGGTGCGGATGAAGTAATTGATTACAGGACGCAAAAGTTTGAAGAATTGCTGCAGGATATCGATGTAGTATTTGACGCTTCGCCTGTGCGCGGCAATGACGAAGCCCGCCTCAATTCGGTAAAAATATTGAAGCAGGGAGGCATACTTGTAAGCGCCAATCCCGACTTTCCTTACAGCGATGCCGTTCAGAAAGCATTGGATGCAAAAGGTATCACAGCCGCGCTGGTGCAGGAAAGGGAATTTGACTGGTTAAATGATATTTCAGCATTGATTGAAGCAGGTAAGGTCAGGGTGTTCATCAGTAAAACATATCCTTTGGAACAGGCTGCCGAAGCGCAACGGGAAAGTGAAGCCGGGCATGTGCGCGGCAAGCTGGTACTGGAAGTAAGAAAAGAAAAATAG